The following is a genomic window from Rutidosis leptorrhynchoides isolate AG116_Rl617_1_P2 chromosome 8, CSIRO_AGI_Rlap_v1, whole genome shotgun sequence.
ttaaggtttttttttttttttttttttttttgtttttttttttttttttaataactattGTACTTAAGTTGTACTGTATTGTTTAGGTCCTTAATGCTTGCTTGCTGGAAAAAGTCCCATCAATTAAATATGTTTTGGAAGTTGCGATGTGGTCCAGTGGTCGgggtctgcctcctttaggggaggtcaggagttcgactcccgttGGTTACATAtttaaaacacaatttcatctctgccatgaagtatccacccatggcaccttttccgtatcgtttggggggtaaaggggaaagaggttttacttggccgtgcccttggatcggtttcaagattTCCTCCCGGGcatcgatgggggcggggttattatcgctgatcGGCAtaatcgaaacgggagatgatcgcaacgggtggtttagtcccctcgAGTGATCCTATtcgttgtcaaaaaaaaaaaaaaattaaatatgttTTGGAAAAGTGAACAATGACATAATCGCTTAAGGTTCAGGCCTACCAACTAATGAAAAGGAACAATGTACATGCACTTCAAGTTTTTGCAACTAAAACCAACTTTCAAAAATCACGATCTTAATGGCCCAATATCTTCACCTTTTTCGGCCCATCTCATTTTATTTGAATATGTACGTTCTAAATGGCCCAAAATTTAAGCCCTGATCAGAGTTGAACATACTCCCCGTGTCTACAAACCACCCccaataaatcaaaatccaaaaaaCAAATATTTCACAACTTtcataaaaagaagaaaaaaaaaatcacgaAAAAACGGGAAAAGAATCTAAACGACGATCAAGTTTCTTCAATGAAAGAAGCGTTCACGCTTTTCGACACCGACGGTGACGGTAAAATAGCGCCGTCGGAGCTCGGAATCCTGATGAGATCACTCGGTGGAAACCCTACACAAGCTCAATTAAAATCTATAATCGCTGAAGAGAAACTCAATTCACCGTTCGATTTTACTCGATTTATTGATTTGATGTCGAAACATCTGAAACCTGAGCCGTTCGATCGACAATTAAGAGATGCGTTTAAAGTGATTGATAAAGATGGAACTGGATACGTCGTCGTTGCGGATCTGAAACATATATTGACGAGTATTGGGGAAAAATTAGAACCGGGTGAGTTTGATGAGTGGATCCGAGAAGTTGATGTTGGATCCGATGGTAAAATTAAGTATGAAGACTTCATTGCTAGAATGGTTGCTAAATGATTTTGTAAGTTCTGTATTTGTGTAAACTTATTATTCTTTGCTTTGTTTAGGGAGTGTTTGGGTGGGGCTTATAATGTTAGTTTATTTGCTTAATGTAACATACTGCTAAGCTAGATATTTGGTGTTTGGATAACCTTAGTTGGTTTAGGTTAATTTGCCTACTTATTTGATTTCATAAGCCCACCCAAACACCCCTTTTAGAATTTAGATACCAGGTATTGAACATCAACAAAGAATGGATGTAGTATGAAGTATGAACTTGAGTTGAGTTGTATGAACTTTTAAGTGATGGTGCATTTACAGCATTTCATAGTATCTAAGTGTCAATATATCCTCACTTAGGCACTTAGTACACCAGATTAATTGTTGAAACTGTGCATATCTTGCTTTCAAATGATTTTTAGACTCCATAAAGCTAATAAACGTATCACTGCTGTGTAGGCCGCAAGGTGATTATTAGTTCTGAAGTAGTCTTAATTGTCAAGTTGGTGTTATATGGTCTTGAACTATTTAATCAGTACTGAATTCGTCCATTTTTTGTAATAATACACTGATATTCGAGGATGACTGTTAATGATAATGTTTGTTTAAGATTGGAGAATAgattttaattatttcttttttaaaatATGCTGAAATGAAAAGGATTTTATGCATTTTTTTCCCGTTCCTTGTAGTCCTATCCAATATACTCAACAAAACACACCCTTATTGCAATTGttggtaatgttattattataaattataaatactgGAGAGAGTTCTAAGTAGAAATTTAGGAAACAAATTTCATAAAAAATAATCATAAGTTGCTTATATTTTACCTGATGTTGATGTGGTGCAAAATGCATAACTATTCTGGAAGGAATGTTTATGTTGTTAGCCACGAGGTTCAGTAGTAGTAAGTTAGCACGATTTTGGGTAAAATCTACATAGTTGTTGAAAACCTTGAAATGCTTATTCCAGAATTTATGGTGGCTGCGTTGTTATCTCTGTTTTTTTTTCTTAGTCCAGTAACTAGGGTTTATTGACCATGATGGCAAATTCTTATGCAGGCTGTTTTCATCTGATTGGAGGTGGACTGATTACTTGACTTCCTCTCAGGTTTCTCTTATTAAGCAGCCCTTTTCATGTGGTAATGTTCTACCTTTTTTATTTGAGTATCATGTTTACTAGGTTTCAAAAACAGTTTGTACTTGATGGGTAACAAATCATGGAAGGGTTATTGCCGTATCTTGAATGTTTGTGAATAGACTAAGCAGAGTATcttgttatctaaaacaattgatCTCCCTCCGT
Proteins encoded in this region:
- the LOC139863149 gene encoding uncharacterized protein, whose translation is MAINRMKQVSRSEGKEMPVTGNEVNGKRKRCENYVGNLAQNRGEKQEMPRNFEKGSLSNTNYKGKLPLCGKCGKHHHRGCKMLVYTKCQKKGHLAQDCKVNTNKNRCFMCGEAGHYAKDCPRKKKDGPTQGTATTHHPSGTCNDLNSVKYKKKKKKITKKREKNLNDDQVSSMKEAFTLFDTDGDGKIAPSELGILMRSLGGNPTQAQLKSIIAEEKLNSPFDFTRFIDLMSKHLKPEPFDRQLRDAFKVIDKDGTGYVVVADLKHILTSIGEKLEPGEFDEWIREVDVGSDGKIKYEDFIARMVAK